In a genomic window of Trichoderma atroviride chromosome 4, complete sequence:
- a CDS encoding uncharacterized protein (BUSCO:EOG092D2LX2): MSSSGLTRRRGAGGAGGAAATEGESSNGVSRTNSTRDVRDNGPETSYESGENGHKIAFDPRDISESAERSKQPKLTMMEEVLLLGLKDKQGYLSFWNDNISYALRGCIVLELAFRGRIAMEKDPARRRFPLADRNIEVIDDTLTGEVLLDEALKMMKQSEKMSVSSWIDLMSGETWNLMKIGYQLKQVRERLAKGLVDKGILRTEKRNFLLFDMATHPVADGGAKEEIRRRVRNVLTQRTVVLNGSQFLPENLEFRYLRTVTMVCAAYAANVLENALSTLGHEARERAFAQTDELLADYSQYPFGKKATGNGIGANLPQVIAEEVNKAKDKELQLEIVGACLSVFTRLDSLL; encoded by the exons ATGTCTTCATCGGGGTTGACGCGGCGTCGCGGCGCAGGCGGCGCgggtggtgctgctgccactgagGGTGAGAGCAGCAACGGCGTCTCGAGAACCAATTCGACCCGAGATGTTCGAGACAACGGCCCCGAGACGAGCTACGAGAGCGGCGAGAACGGCCACAAGATTGCGTTTGACCCTCGAGACATTAGCGAGTCCGCTGAGCGGAGCAAGCAGCCCAAGCTGACCATGATGGAggaggtgctgctgcttggcctCAAGGACAAACAA GGGTATCTCTCGTTCTGGAACGACAACATCTCATACGCGCTTCGAGGATGCATTGTGCTTGAACTGGCCTTCCGCGGGCGCATTGCCATGGAGAAGGACCCGGCGCGGCGACGATTCCCCCTTGCCGATCGAAATATCGAAGTGATTGATGATACCCTCACCGGCGAGGTGCTGCTCGACGAGGCTctcaagatgatgaagcagagCGAAAAGATGAGCGTTAGCTCCTGGATTGACTTGATGAGCG GCGAAACTTGGAACTTGATGAAGATAGGATACCAGCTCAAGCAGGTTCGTGAGCGATTAGCCAAGGGCCTGGTCGACAAGGGCATCCTACGGACGGAGAAGCGTAACTTCCTTCTCTTCGACATGGCCACCCACCCCGTCGCTGACGGCGGAGCCAAGGAGGAGATTCGCCGCCGCGTGCGCAACGTTCTCACCCAGCGCACCGTCGTCCTCAACGGCAGCCAATTTCTCCCCGAGAACCTCGAATTCCGCTACCTGCGCACCGTGACCATGGTGTGCGCCGCCTACGCCGCCAACGTCCTGGAGAATGCGCTGTCTACGCTGGGCCACGAGGCCAGAGAGCGAGCGTTTGCTCAGACagacgagctgctggcggatTACAGCCAGTACCCCTTTGGCAAGAAGGCCACGGGCAATGGCATTGGAGCCAACCTGCCTCAGGTTATTGCCGAG GAGGtgaacaaggccaaggataaagagctgcagctcgaaATCGTCGGAGCCTGCCTGAGCGTCTTCACCCGACTCGACTCCCTTCTATAA
- a CDS encoding uncharacterized protein (EggNog:ENOG41) → MVGGAPGASSRGRGGKFRKFTRGGGKHFSRNLQPIDSEGNAVSMWSGEGQEKDDESEESSEEESEEESEEEEGSKVPAQVAEANREDRRAQKKARKEAAIAKAKAAAVEVGDMPPSSDEESDDGADLPANPNHSSSARKQASKPSGVEEITAGVKRLPASRREREAAEAAAAKERYMKLHAEGKTDEAKADIARLKAIRAQREADAARRQAEKEEKDERDRERKAEIEAREAKLRALAAGTPATKKSSKKK, encoded by the exons aTGGTTGGCGGTGCACCTGGAGCGAGCTCACGCGGCCGTGGTGGCAAGTTCAGAAAATTCACCAGAGGag GCGGCAAGCACTTCTCTCGTAATCTCCAACCTATCGACTCCGAAGGAAATGCCGTGAGCATGTGGAGCGGAGAAGGCCAGGAGAAGGACGACGAGTCCGAAGAATCATCCGAAGAGGAGTCTGAAGAGGAAtccgaagaggaggaaggcAGCAAAGTCCCGGCCCAAGTCGCCGAAGCCAACCGCGAGGACCGAAGAGCCCAGAAAAAGGCCCGGAAAGAGGCCGCCAtagcaaaggcaaaggctgctgcGGTCGAGGTCGGCGACATGCCCCCTTCGAGCGACGAGGAAagcgacgacggcgccgaTCTGCCTGCCAACCCGAACCACTCTTCATCAGCCCGCAAACAGGCTAGCAAACCTTCCGGTGTCGAAGAGATCACCGCGGGCGTGAAGAGGCTTCCGGCGAGCCGGCGCgagagagaagctgctgaggcgGCCGCCGCAAAGGAGAGATACATGAAGCTGCATGCCGAGGGCAAGACGGACGAGGCCAAGGCGGATATTGCCCGTCTCAAGGCCATCCGTGCACAGCGCGAGGCTGACGCCGCTAGAAGACAG gctgagaaagaagagaaagacgagCGAGACAGGGAAAGGAAAGCTGAGATTGAAGCCAGAGAGGCCAAGTTGCGAgcactggctgctggaactcctgcgacgaagaagagcagcaaaaagaaataa
- a CDS encoding uncharacterized protein (EggNog:ENOG41) yields MAESLQDRLRDHAKAFDGLLSLIPAKMYYGEDTSDQWQREKQTKQEAAAARRAKLDPDSALNRSAKEELEERAKSKRKLRQMEQEENEIEEEEYEAVAGVETEKPLEGLRKQNPETPHKKSKTNGNVEAESGDEEEAEEEGAADTSNLSRREQKRAAKREKKAEKKAEKKTKQDTGEPQTPAKTPAKTPAKATAKAPVNDAAEAAATPAATPASKKQKNKKAAKEAPTPSKPQPTPSKSEETIVDDSDKADDRMEGLDITLDFSGLQREDDGSAPDSELHSPTFDSNETANGQPAPAELASTTTSISSGAPSEKPKHIKIPADTEALRARLAAKIEALRAARKADGTNGKPIRTRQELIEARRFKEAQRKAHKKELRKLAKDEEQRKREEALASNSPGVMSPNVSFDDAQGGFSFGRVAFADGTQMSHDLSYFLNRGKKKGPSDPKTALLKVQNEKKRIEELDTEKRKDIEEKEAWLNARRRAEGEKIHDDEAMLKKAVKRKEVNKKKSEKAWKERATGVAQAQRERQKKREDNIKQRREDKLLKRSGKKKKGGAGKKKGGRPGFEGSFGVGGKKK; encoded by the exons ATGGCAGAATCATTGCAG GATCGCTTGCGCGATCATGCAAAGGCATTCGACGGCTTGCTGAGTCTGATTCCTGCCAAGATGTATTATGGCGAAGATACAAGC GACCAATggcaaagagagaagcagacGAAGCAGGAAGCCGCGGCTGCCCGCCGAGCCAAGCTAGATCCCGACAGCGCTCTGAACCGcagcgccaaagaagagctggaggagcgagCCAAGAGTAAGCGAAAGCTGAGGCAAATGGAACAAGAGGAgaatgagattgaagaggaagagtaTGAAGCAGTGGCCGGCGTCGAGACTGAGAAGCCTCTTGAAGGCTTGAGGAAACAGAACCCTGAGACTCCTCATAAGAAGTCCAAGACCAATGGCAACGTGGAGGCCGAGagtggcgatgaagaagaggcagaggaagagggagcCGCGGACACGTCAAATCTATCAAGAAGAGAGCAGAAGCGAGCCGcaaagcgagagaagaaggctgagaaAAAGGCCGAGAAAAAGACCAAACAAGACACAGGCGAACCACAAACTCCAGCCAAGACTCCAGCTAAGACTCCAGCCAAAGCAACAGCCAAAGCACCCGTAAACGACGctgccgaggctgctgccacgCCTGCTGCCACGCCTGCGtcaaagaaacagaagaacaagaaagctgccaaagaagcACCTACACCTTCAAAACCTCAGCCGACTCCATCAAAATCAGAAGAAACAATAGTCGATGACTCTGATAAAGCCGACGATCGGATGGAAGGCCTCGACATAACGCTAGACTTCTCCGGGCtgcagagagaagatgacggcAGCGCTCCCGACTCTGAACTACACTCTCCCACATTCGATTCCAACGAGACTGCCAACGGCCAACCCGCACCGGCAGAGCTCGCCAGCACAACcacatccatctcctccggTGCCCCATcagaaaagccaaagcaCATCAAGATCCCTGCAGACACCGAGGCTCTGAGGGCTCGTCTAGCTGCCAAGATCGAGGCTCTCCGCGCGGCCAGAAAGGCCGACGGAACAAATGGCAAGCCTATCCGCACAAGACAGGAACTCATTGAAGCAAGAAGATTTAAGGAAGCACAGCGCAAAGCACATAAGAAGGAACTAAGAAAATTGGCAAAGGATGAGGAGCAGAGGAAGCGCGAGGAAGCCCTGGCATCCAACTCTCCTGGCGTTATGAGCCCCAACGTTAGTTTTGACGATGCTCAAGGCGGCTTCTCCTTTGGACGCGTAGCATTTGCAGATGGAACACAGATGTCTCACGACCTGAGCTACTTCCTCAACAggggcaagaagaagggtcCTTCAGATCCCAAGACTGCCCTTCTCAAGGTTCAGaacgagaagaagcggatAGAGGAACTTGACACCGAGAAGCGCAAGGATatcgaggagaaggaggcttGGCTGAATGCTCGCCGCCGTgccgagggcgagaagatcCACGATGACGAGGCCATGCTCAAGAAGGCCGTCAAGCGCAAGGAGgtcaacaagaagaagagcgaaaagGCCTGGAAGGAGCGCGCCACTGGCGTTGCCCAGGCTCAGCgggagaggcagaagaagcgtgAAGACAACATTAAGCAACGCCGGGAggacaagctgctgaaacgctcaggcaagaagaagaagggcggtgctggaaagaagaagggcggaCGGCCTGGCTTCGAAGGAAGCTTTGGGGTTggcgggaagaagaaatga
- a CDS encoding uncharacterized protein (EggNog:ENOG41), translating to MNNYDLSTGQVFREWTIQRRLNVSSDRGWSRKRPYPIFKPRGARGPRSLLDMSINVIADNIGDVSEELLGSLPIQLVWRIWRFLEARGVCFHAWKLFSTILLREDDEKSLGLYRFRQHICRPSEELKCYIQPLTSFSTEFITHLVLSGGCHFSSHELFCLTDIKNLGILELIQPADELGDVFPSVNDRVIRGWTESENPFPLLRILRIWGDQTVTQKSLRWVAKFPSLALYDVTGARDDWASPFDDAAEAGWEVTDVSGRQDGTLLRNLMLLVPDTHIIKTQDSIKSVEADLVTLCSDSQCAIKFVPGREAPPLLNYLTDTGKKYMPSWDPDAASRQAGACHGVAFEAWAFWLYSFLGQLSSNIDIASQGHSVDQQAVAGPFVLPSRPMACLFLGHSGRGGITSKPAYVSRGLFSTKRFTFTRPMDASRYTTDAFQEKPVTKTRSASISSIQSKSSLKMRKRKQLHDMLHSLSG from the exons ATGAACAACTACGATCTGTCAACAGGCCAAGTCTTCCGAGAATGGACCATCCAGCGGCGGCTCAACGTCAGTTCAGACCGTGGCTGGTCCCGAAAGCGCCCATATCCCATTTTTAAGCCTCGCGGCGCCCGAGGTCCCCGGTCCTTGCTGGATATGTCGATTAATGTCATTGCCGACAATATTGGCGATGTATCGGAGGAGCTGCTTGGATCTCTTCCCATTCAGCTAGTGTGGCGCATCTGGCGCTTTTTAGAGGCAAG AGGCGTGTGCTTCCATGCATGGAAACTCTTCTCCACGATATTGCTTCGTGAGGATGACGAAAAGAGCCTTGGTCTGTATCGATTTCGGCAGCACATATGTCGACCCAGCGAAGAGCTTAAATGCTACATCCAGCCCTTGACTTCCTTTTCAACAGAGTTCATCACCCATCTCGTACTCAGCGGAGGATGTCACTTCTCTTCCCATGAGCTATTCTGTTTAACAGACATCAAGAACTTGGGCATTCTGGAGCTTATTCAACCGGCGGACGAGTTGGGCGATGTCTTTCCATCCGTCAATGATAGGGTTATCAGGGGCTGGACCGAGAGCGAAAATCCCTTTCCTTTACTTAGGATTTTGAGGATTTGGGGCGATCAAACGGTTACACAGAAATCCTTGCGCTGGGTCGCCAAATTTCCCTCCTTGGCGCTTTACGATGTCACGGGCGCGAGAGACGACTGGGCTTCTCCCTTTGACGATGCCGCTGAGGCCGGCTGGGAGGTTACCGACGTCTCCGGCAGACAGGACGGCACGTTACTACGAAATCTCATGCTGCTCGTTCCGGATACACACATTATCAAGACACAAGACTCGATTAAGAGCGTCGAAGCTGATTTGGTAACCCTCTGCAGCGACTCCCAATGCGCCATCAAATTTGTCCCAGGCCGAGAAGCGCCCCCTCTGTTAAACTATCTTACAGACACGGGCAAAAAATACATGCCCTCGTGGGATCCAGACGCGGCGTCAAGACAAGCAGGAGCTTGCCACGGCGTTGCTTTTGAGGCATGGGCTTTCTGGCTATACTCGTTCCTAGGACAGCTGAGCAGCAACATTGATATCGCGAGCCAGGGCCATTCAGTAGACCAGCAAGCTGTAGCTGGGCCGTTTGTTCTGCCATCACGGCCCATGGCGTGCTTGTTTCTGGGTCACAGTGGACGCGGAGGCATCACGTCCAAGCCAGCGTATGTGAGCCGCGGCCTGTTTTCAACGAAACGATTTACGTTTACCCGTCCGATGGACGCGAGCCGCTACACGACAGACGCATTTCAAGAAAAGCCGGTGACCAAAACAAGGTCGGCTTCAATATCATCAATCCAATCAAAATCATCGCTCAAGATGCGCAAGAGAAAGCAGCTGCATGACATGCTGCATTCGCTTTCTGGGTGA